In the Armatimonadota bacterium genome, TGGTGAGGTACACTCCGACCATGTAGCCGCCCGTGGTGTGCACGATGCCCTTGGGCCTGCCCGTGGTGCCGCTGGTATAGAGGATGTAGAGCAGGTCCTCGCTGTCCATCTCCTCGGCCGGGCAGTCCAGCCGCATGCCGTCCAGGGCGCGGTGCCACCAGCGGTCCCGGCCCTCGACCATCTGGATCTGCGCGGCGTCGCCGATGCGGCGGACGACCAGCACCTTCTGCACCGTGGGGCAGTCGTCCAGCGCCTGGTCCACGTTGCGCTTGAGGGGCACGATCTGGCCGCGGCGGTAGCCGCCGTCGGCCGTGATGACGACCTTGGCCTGCGCGTCGTTGATGCGGTCGCGCAGCGCCTCGGCGGAGAACCCGCCGAAGACCACGGTGTGGGCGGCACCGATGCGGGCGCAGGCCAGCATGGCGATGGGCAGTTCCGGGATCATGGGGAGGTAGATCGCCACGCGATCGCCGCGCTGCACGCCCATGGCCAGCAGCGCGTTGGCGCAGCGGTTCACCTCGCGGGCCAGGTCCCAGTAGGTGAGCACCCGGCTCTCGCCCGGCTCGCCTTCCCAGATGATCGCCGCCTTGTTGCGCCGCGGTGTGCGCAGGTGCCGGTCCAGGCAGTTATAGGCGATGTTGGTGCGGCCGCCCACGAACCACCTGGCGTCGGGCGGCGCCCATTCCAGCACCCGGTCCCACTTGCGGAACCAGTGGAGCTCTTCAGCTGCCGCTGCCCAGAACCCCTCAGGGTCGCGGCGGGCCGCCTCGTAGACGCCAGGGTCCTGCACGTTGGCGCGCGCCCGGAACGCCTCGGGCGGCGCGAAGCTCCGGTGCTCGACGAGCAGGGACGTGATCGGCGCGTCGCTCATGGCAAGCCTCCGTGCCTGTTGGAACGTTGGCGAAGGAGTTCCAGGCGGGGGCCCGGGACTCCTACAGGCCCCACCACCAGACCCCACGACGGTCCCCGCTGTGAACGTAGAATCGCCCCGTGCGGAACCGGTGCGGGAGGCCCCACCACCACACCCCACGACGCCCCGCTGTCAAGACGGGAGGCAGGTGCCGCGGGCACCCCGACGCCGCCTGTAGCGGCCGCTGCAGGAAGCCCGGGCCTGGAGCCGAAGTGCGCCTCCCATGACCGATCCCACGCAACTTGGCGCCGCGGAGCTGGCCGCCGCCATCGCGCGCGGGGCGCTCTCGTGCGTCGACGCGGTGGACGCGTACCTGCGCCGGATCGCGGCTGTCGACGACCGGGTCGGGGCGTACGTGCGCGTCTTCGCCGATGCTGCCCGCGCGCGCGCCCGGGATCTGGACGCGCGCCTGCGCGCTGGCGGCCCCCAGGGCCCGCTGCACGGCGTCCCGGTCGCCGTCAAGGACCTGCTGGCGATCGCCGGCGTGCCCCTGGGCGCGGGGTCGCCGCTGCTGGGCCGCGAGCCCTCGCGCGAGACGGCGACCGCGGTCCGGCGGCTGGAGGCGGCGGGCGCGGTCGTGCTCGGCCTCACCACCCTGCACGAGGTGGCATTGGGGGTGACCGGCGTCAACCCGCACGGGCGCTTCGCGCGCAACCCATGGAACCTCGAGCGCATCACCGGCGGCTCCAGCAGCGGGTCCGCCGCCGCGGTCGCCGCCGGGCTGGCTGTAGCCGCCCTGGGCACCGACACCGGCGGTTCCATCCGTCTGCCCGCGGCGTGTTGCGGGATCGTCGGGCTCAAGCCCACGTTCGGGCGCGTCAGCCGCCACGGCGTCTTTCCCCTGGCAGCGTCGTTCGACACCGTGGGGCCCATGACGCGCACGGTGGGCGATGCGGCGCTGCTGCTGGAGGTGCTGGCCGGTCCTGACCCGGCCGACGAGCACACGAGCCGGGTGCCGTCCGAACCGTACACGCGGAGCATGCTGGCGATCCCGGACGGGCTACCGGTGGGCCGCTTGGTGGGGCCGTTCTTCGAGACCGGGCTCGACCCGGCCGTCGCCCGTGCCCTCGACGACGCGGCACGACTCCTCGAGGACGCCGGGCACCCGGTCAGGCCGGTGCGGCTGGAGCACGCGGAGGCCGCCCACGAGGCCCAGCTGGTGGTGCTGCGGTGGGAGGCCGCGCGGGTGCACCGGGCCCGCTTTCCGGGACGCGAGGCCGAGTACGGCCCCGACGTGCGCGCGATCCTCGCGCAGGGCGCCGCGACGCCGCCCGAGGCCGTGGCCCAGGCCCGCCAGGTGCTCGCGCAGCTGCAGGCCGAGATCAGCGCCCGCCTGCGCGAGACCCCGGTGCTACTCGCGCCCATGCTCGCCGTCGCCGCGCCCCGCATTGCCGACGCAGACCCGACCGGTCCGGCCTGGCAGGAGGTGCGGCGGGTGCTCGCGCGGTTCTCCCGCCTCTTCAACGCGACGGGGCTGCCGGCGATCTCGCTGCCGGTCGGGCTCAGCACCGAGGGGCTGCCGGTGGCAGTGCAGCTGGCAGCGGGGCCGTTCGCCGAGAGCCTGCTGCTGGGCATCGCGCGCCGTCTCGAAGCGGCAGTGGGGTGGACGCTCCCGGTGTTGCCCCGCGACGCGTGAGCGCTGCGGCGTGGCAGCACGTGGGCGGCCCCGCGTGGTGCTGTCGTCCCCGCGAAGCGCAGGAGTCGCTGCGGCCGGCCGCGAACACGACGCAGGATTCCATGGGCACCATCCGCACGCCCGATCCCTGACCCGCCGCCTGCGTTCATGAGGACACTCCGTGTGTTGTCGCTGGTCGCGCTGGCCGCCACCTGGGTGCTGCTGGTGGTGGGGGCGATCGTCAGCGCCACCGGTGCGGGACTGGCGTGCCCCGACTGGCCGCTGTGCCACGGACGCCTGATCCCGCCGCTGGACCGTCTGGTGCTGATCGAGTACGGCCACCGGCTGCTGGCCTCCGCAGTGGGACTGCTCGTGCTGTGGCTCGCGGTGCTGGCGTGGATGCACAGCCGCGGCCCAGGCGGGCTCGCGCGGCGCGCGGTGGGGCTCCTGGCCCTGCTGGGCCTGCAGGTGGGCCTGGGCGGTGCCACGGTCCTCTCGTCGCTGACTCCGGTGGTCGTGGGCGTCCACCTGGGCACGGCGATGGCGTTCACTGGTCTCCTGGCGGCGTTCGCCACGCACGCCCACCGTGCCGGCCACCCGCGTGCGGCGTCCGCCGGCGGCCCGGGCCTGTCGCGGCTGGCAGCAGTGGCCGTCGCCCTGACGTACGTGCAGATCCTGACCGGAGGGTTCACCAGCGCCTTCGGCGCCGGCCTGGCCTGCGGCGGCCTGCCGTTGTGCCATGGCGCCGTCGTGCCCGCTGGGCCGCCGCCAGCGGTGCTGCACGCCGTGCACCGCCTGCTGGGGCTCGCCGTCGTCGCCGTGGTGCTGGTGCTGGCCGCGCGGGGGCGGGCAAGCCCTGAGGCACCGGTGCGCCGTGGTGTCCTGGCGGCCGCAGTCCTCGCGCTGGTGCAGGTGGGGCTCGGGGTGCTTAACGTCACCACGCGTCTTGCCCTGGAGGTGCGCGTGGCCCACCTGGGCGGTGCCGCGGCGTTGCTGGCGGTGCTGGTGGCGCTGGCCACCTGGCTGCGGGCTCCGGGCGATGCGCGCGTGTCGGCGGCGCAGCCGTCGGATGGGCGCGCTCTGGCACCGGCGTCGGGCAGCCGCAGTGCGGCCCCTGTGTCCGGGCACGGTGTGGCGCGCCTGGTGGCCGACTACCTGGCCCTGACGAAGCCGCGCATCGTCGTGCTGCTCCTGCTCACCACGCTCACCACCATGGTGGTGGCGGACGGGGGACGTCCCGGCGCGGCGCTCGTGGCGCTCACGCTGCTCGGCGGCGCCCTGGCCGCCGGCAGCGCCAACGCCATCAACTGCTACTGCGACCGTGACATCGACGCCCTGATGCGCCGCACGCGCGGCCGCCCCTTGCCCGCGGGCCGCGTCGCCCCGCGCAGCGCCCTGGCCTTCGGGATGGCGCTGGCCGTGGCAGCGGTGCTGGTGCTGGGGCTTGGGGTGAACTGGCTGTCGGCGATCCTGGCGGCGGGCGGCATCGTGTTCTACGTGGGCGTCTACACCCTGTGGCTCAAACGGAGCACCCCGCAGAACATCGTCATCGGCGGCGCTGCCGGTGCGATTCCACCCCTGGTGGGCTGGGCCGCCGTCACCAACCAGGTGGCCCTGCCGGCCGTCGTGCTGTTCGCCATCGTCTTCCTATGGACGCCACCGCATTTCTGGGCGCTGGCGCTCCACCGACAGGACGAGTACCGTGCCGCGGGGGTGCCGATGCTGCCCGTAGTGGCGGGCCCGCAGGAGACCCTGCGCCAGATGGTGCGGTACACCCTGGCCCTGGTGGCGGCGACGCTGGTCCTGGCGGGCCTGGGCGTGTTGGGCCGACTCTACCTCGTCGCCGCGGTGGTCCTGGCGGTACCGTTCGTCGTGCTGGTGGCGCGGCTGGCGCGGCGTCCCACGCCGCAGCAGGCGTGGGTGGTCTTCGAGTACTCCGTGGTCTACCTGGGGCTGCTCTTCGCGGCGATGGCGGTCGACCGGCTGGTGGGCTGAGCCCCCGGGCGGTCCGGGGCGTGGCGGGTACAGGCGCCGGCTGCCGACCTGATGCCGGTCCTTGTGGCTACGGTTGTCGGCTGTGGTGCAGCGTGCAGGGTACAGGCGCCCGCTGCATACTGCCCTGGGCGCCGCTGCGGGCCAGCTTCACGCCAACGGAATGGGCCGGGGCGGTGCCGGCCGTCCGCGTGCCGTCAGCCATGTGCCCCTGGAAGCACATCGAACCCCAACTCGACGCAGGCATTTCTGATGCGCTGGTCCAGGCTGAGGACGGTCAGCTCCGGGATCGCGGCGCGCACGGCAAGCGCGCTCGCCAGGTGCAGAGCGTCCAGCGTACGGATCGGTTCGCCCGGGAACGGACGCCGCGCGCGGTCCAGGATCTCCTCCACCACGTTGACCAGGTGCCAGCGCCGGCTGGCACGGGCCAGGACGCGGCGCCGATCGGCGACCGCCACCGGCGTCAGGTTGTCGACGACCTGGGCCCTGATGAGCGTGCGGTCGGTTTCGACCAGGGTGAGCACGGAGGTGAACACGTCCTCAGCGCCGATGAGCAGCTGCCTGACATCTTCCCCCGCGTCTTCGCCGAGCAGCCAGGCCAGCACCGCGCTCGATTCGGCGTAGCATCTCACCGCGTGCCCCGCTCGGCCTCCAGGAGTTCCCGCGACGTCGTGGAGCGGAGCAGGGGAGGCTGCGGTGGATAGACCCCGGGGATGTTGGGAGCGCCAGGTGCCAGCAGGCCACGCCGCGCCAGGTGCGCGATGGCGGCCGGCACCCGCGTGCCCGGCGTCAACCCCGGAGGATGGAGTTCTGCCACCACCTGCCCGCGATCGGTCACCGCGATCGACCGGCCGGCGCGCACCTCTCGCACGTAGGCGCTGAGGCGGTTCTTCAACTCCCGCAGCCCAACGGTCTTCACGGCAACAATGTAGCCTCAAGAAGCCACATTGTCCAGGTCCAGCTCGCGTGAGCGCTGCGCCGGTGCGCGCCTAGCGCATGCGGTGCACGCTCAGGGCGTCGGGGCCGATGAACGCAAACATCACCACCGCCAGCAGCGCCATCGGCACCACCACGGCGTAGACCAGGGTCAGCCGCTCGTAGGCCAGGTGCATGAAGTAGGCCATGATCAGGGCGGCCTTCATCAGGGCCAGCACGACCAGCGCCGTCACCAGCACGGCCCGGGGCACGCCCACCAGGACGATGGCGACCTCCAGCAGCGTGATGACCAACAGCCAGAACCAGGTGATGGCGTAGATCCGGTACCCGCGGTGATGCTCGTCGGCCACGGCGTCCCTCCGTCAGATCAGGTACAGCAGCGTGAAGATGAAGACCCAGACCAGGTCCACGAAGTGCCAGTACAGCCCGGCGATCTCCACGCTCTCGGGCTGGATCGTCCCGCGCCGCCAGCGCAGGGCGGTGAGCAGCAGGTAGATCACTCCTGCCGTCACGTGCCCGCCGTGGAACCCGGTGATGACGAAGAACGTCGCCGAGAACTGCGGGATGCCCCAGGGGTTGGTGAACAGGCGGGCCCCCTCGCCGATGAAGTGCGTCCATTCGTAGGCCTGGGCGCCCAGGAAGAACAGGCCGCCCAGGACCGTCAACAGCAGGTACCGCAGCACCCGGGGCCGGTCGCCGGCCCGGGCGGCGCCCACGGCGACCGCCATGGTGGCGCTGCTGCAGATGAGGATGAACGTCATGAGGCTGACGAGCCCGATGTTGAAGATCTCGAACTGGTGCACCCACCGGCCGAGCGCCAGGCGCACGGCGCCATACCCGGTCAGCAGGCCCGCGAACGTCAGGGTGTCGGAGATCAGGAACAGCCACATCATGAACTTCGGCCAGCCCACCGCGAAGGGCGACTGCCCGCCGCCCCACTCGGCCGCCAGCGTGGTGCGATGCTCTCCTGCGCTCACGGTCTCCTCCTCGTCCGACGGCACTGGTCGTCTGCCCGGACGCTGCCGCCACGATGGCGCCCGCTCCCACGCCACCTGCCGCGGGCTGCGCCCCGCCGGTCTACGTCCAGAACAGGATCACCAGCAGGTACAGCCACAGGACGTCCACGAAGTGCCAGTACACTGCAACCGTCGTCAGGGTCGCCGCCTGCGCCGTCGTCGGCACCGCGACCCTGCCTGCGCGCCACCACGCGTAGCCCAGGGCCACGAGCCCGCCCGCCAGGTGCAGGCCGTGGGCGCCCGTCAAGAGATAGAAGAAATCGCTGTGCGGGCTGGTCGCCAGGTAGACGCCGGCAGCCACCAGCGCCCGCCACGCCATCACCTGCCCGACCAGGAACCCCGCCCCCAGCAATGCGGCCACCGCCGTCGCCCGCCGCGCCGCCGCTTTGCGGCCCCGGGGCGCCGCCCGGCGCGCGACCTCCAGCGCGGCGCTGCTGGCCAACAGCATCGCCGTGTTGACCCAGAGGATCGGCGGCATCGCCACCGGCCGCCAGTCGGCCAGGGTCCGACGGGCGAGGTACGTGCTGCTGAACGACGCGAACAGGATGGTCACGACGCCCACCAGCAGCCAGGTCGCCACGCGTGCCGGCTGCAGCGCGGGTGCGCCGTCGCCCGGACCGCGCCCGGGTCCCTCGCCGGCCGCTGGCCCGTGCGGGGGCGGACGGTCGGCGCGCGGTTTCTCCAGGGTCTGGAGGGCGCTCACGGCCTATCCACCCGCTGCTGCGCGCCGACCGCGGCGCGCGGGGCTGCCGTCACGGATCCGCTGGCCCGCCGCGACGCGAGCCGACATCCCGCTGACGCTCGTGCCGACGAGAGAGGCCGTCACGGGTGATCCTCCGGTGCGCCACTACGCGTGCCCGCCATGCCCGTGGGCCGGCGCGGCGACCGCCGCGGCCGGCGTGGTCTGGGGGATGAAGTCCTCGGGGGCGCCGGGCACGCTGTAGTCGTACGCCCACCGGTGCACCTCGGGCTCGACGGCGCCCCAGTTGCCGTGGGGTGGGGGCGACGGTGCCTGCCACTCCAGGGTCGTGGCCCGCCACGGGTTGCGCTCGGCCCGCGGACCCCAGAACAGGCTGTAGACGAAGTTGGC is a window encoding:
- a CDS encoding amidase, whose protein sequence is MTDPTQLGAAELAAAIARGALSCVDAVDAYLRRIAAVDDRVGAYVRVFADAARARARDLDARLRAGGPQGPLHGVPVAVKDLLAIAGVPLGAGSPLLGREPSRETATAVRRLEAAGAVVLGLTTLHEVALGVTGVNPHGRFARNPWNLERITGGSSSGSAAAVAAGLAVAALGTDTGGSIRLPAACCGIVGLKPTFGRVSRHGVFPLAASFDTVGPMTRTVGDAALLLEVLAGPDPADEHTSRVPSEPYTRSMLAIPDGLPVGRLVGPFFETGLDPAVARALDDAARLLEDAGHPVRPVRLEHAEAAHEAQLVVLRWEAARVHRARFPGREAEYGPDVRAILAQGAATPPEAVAQARQVLAQLQAEISARLRETPVLLAPMLAVAAPRIADADPTGPAWQEVRRVLARFSRLFNATGLPAISLPVGLSTEGLPVAVQLAAGPFAESLLLGIARRLEAAVGWTLPVLPRDA
- a CDS encoding type II toxin-antitoxin system VapC family toxin, which encodes MRCYAESSAVLAWLLGEDAGEDVRQLLIGAEDVFTSVLTLVETDRTLIRAQVVDNLTPVAVADRRRVLARASRRWHLVNVVEEILDRARRPFPGEPIRTLDALHLASALAVRAAIPELTVLSLDQRIRNACVELGFDVLPGAHG
- a CDS encoding type II toxin-antitoxin system prevent-host-death family antitoxin, with amino-acid sequence MKTVGLRELKNRLSAYVREVRAGRSIAVTDRGQVVAELHPPGLTPGTRVPAAIAHLARRGLLAPGAPNIPGVYPPQPPLLRSTTSRELLEAERGTR
- a CDS encoding cytochrome c oxidase subunit 3 gives rise to the protein MSALQTLEKPRADRPPPHGPAAGEGPGRGPGDGAPALQPARVATWLLVGVVTILFASFSSTYLARRTLADWRPVAMPPILWVNTAMLLASSAALEVARRAAPRGRKAAARRATAVAALLGAGFLVGQVMAWRALVAAGVYLATSPHSDFFYLLTGAHGLHLAGGLVALGYAWWRAGRVAVPTTAQAATLTTVAVYWHFVDVLWLYLLVILFWT
- a CDS encoding cytochrome C oxidase subunit IV family protein; protein product: MADEHHRGYRIYAITWFWLLVITLLEVAIVLVGVPRAVLVTALVVLALMKAALIMAYFMHLAYERLTLVYAVVVPMALLAVVMFAFIGPDALSVHRMR
- a CDS encoding heme o synthase, with the protein product MLSLVALAATWVLLVVGAIVSATGAGLACPDWPLCHGRLIPPLDRLVLIEYGHRLLASAVGLLVLWLAVLAWMHSRGPGGLARRAVGLLALLGLQVGLGGATVLSSLTPVVVGVHLGTAMAFTGLLAAFATHAHRAGHPRAASAGGPGLSRLAAVAVALTYVQILTGGFTSAFGAGLACGGLPLCHGAVVPAGPPPAVLHAVHRLLGLAVVAVVLVLAARGRASPEAPVRRGVLAAAVLALVQVGLGVLNVTTRLALEVRVAHLGGAAALLAVLVALATWLRAPGDARVSAAQPSDGRALAPASGSRSAAPVSGHGVARLVADYLALTKPRIVVLLLLTTLTTMVVADGGRPGAALVALTLLGGALAAGSANAINCYCDRDIDALMRRTRGRPLPAGRVAPRSALAFGMALAVAAVLVLGLGVNWLSAILAAGGIVFYVGVYTLWLKRSTPQNIVIGGAAGAIPPLVGWAAVTNQVALPAVVLFAIVFLWTPPHFWALALHRQDEYRAAGVPMLPVVAGPQETLRQMVRYTLALVAATLVLAGLGVLGRLYLVAAVVLAVPFVVLVARLARRPTPQQAWVVFEYSVVYLGLLFAAMAVDRLVG
- a CDS encoding cytochrome c oxidase subunit 3, yielding MSAGEHRTTLAAEWGGGQSPFAVGWPKFMMWLFLISDTLTFAGLLTGYGAVRLALGRWVHQFEIFNIGLVSLMTFILICSSATMAVAVGAARAGDRPRVLRYLLLTVLGGLFFLGAQAYEWTHFIGEGARLFTNPWGIPQFSATFFVITGFHGGHVTAGVIYLLLTALRWRRGTIQPESVEIAGLYWHFVDLVWVFIFTLLYLI